The following nucleotide sequence is from Mangifera indica cultivar Alphonso chromosome 1, CATAS_Mindica_2.1, whole genome shotgun sequence.
ACATAGAATCTAAGTTATATTCtacattttttttgtaaagtgACCTTAGGTTTGAAGGCCTTGTATTCTGCATATGAATTAGCCTAACCCAGGTTTCAAATGCTACGGGGTTGAAACATTGGAACAGTTTTTCCATgcatgaaattgaaaaagagaaatcTGTGATCAGTAATCATAGCTTGCTTCAAGACAGATTCTAATAAAGGCAAAGCTGAGACTCTGCAGTATTTACTTTGGTGAAAGACAAATAGAAGGGTTTGATTTCATTATACAAGCAAATGGAAAAGATGATCTTTCTcgggaaaagaaaaggaaaataaaaaccCCATATGGGTCGCGTGTCGGTTTATACAAAAGAGCTTCTATAAATACACAGCTTACTTGCAAATCGCATGAGAAAGGACTCATCACTCTGCCATGTTCTGATCAGACGGAGATTACAAAGTTCACAGATGGCCCATTTCGTGTTCAAGAAATCTAAACCAAACCATAGCTggcaaaaagttaaaaacaaaaactgaaTCTGAACCCAGTAATTTCCTTGAAAATGGAGGGGCCTACGAGATCGTAACGTTTGTCACTATGCCTGTCATGCCAGCTGCATTTTGAAATTGCAGAGTAGAGCTCGctaatgaaatgaaattaaacGCATAAATCTTTATTGCAAGTGCTCACTTTGATGTTTCTGCTGTTCACGCACAATCACTTCGGCTGGATAATTAAACTCTGTTTAGTCTTTTAATGCCTTGAGAGATATGTAGGCGGGTCACATTTATTTTGACTTTGGAGTACTGTCACTGACACTCTTACCAACTCTACTGAGAAAGGCATGGAGGATGGTGAATTTCTCCCACTCTACCTGGCTCAGTTTCTTGTAAAATCTCACTTTTGCAGTTTTGAACTGACAATACACAATACACAAGTCTCTAGCGTGATGAAATGGTGAACATTATGTCAATATTTCTTctgctctctctcttttctgGTAATCTTCGTGTTCCTTGAATAAGTAGTCGATTTGAAGCTGATACGTATGAGTTTTCTTCTATGCTCTCGTTGAAGCCCTTTACTGAATGCATTTGAGCATCCACACGTCTGAGTTTAAACTAGTATGTGCatttgaatatttctttttctggtTCGACAATAATATATTCAGTCATTGTGTTTCCTTTTCATGCTTTATGCGTATTTAACTCCCTCCAAATCTGGAGAAAGTAaggaataataattttaaaaaaatgctctaatcattcaaatatatataggATGAGTTCAATTATTTAATCTAGTACCTTATTCTCGAGTCTTCACTAATCTTTGTATATACTGTGAATTACCTTCGCCTGAAACGAATATTTGTTTTATGGCATAGAAGTTCTGAAACTCTGTTGTGCGGTGAAACACTTTGTAATCATTCTGAGAGCTTTGCTTTTACTTACCCATTGCTTAATATCCTCCAAATCTgtagaaaaaataacaaaggTATCACACCATTGAGTACCCCTTTCTGCTAGTTTTACGGGTGATATAGCAGGTAAATTCACCACTTAGTAATTTCATTTAAGGTAAAACAATTGCAGATGAATAATTCCATCACCGCGGTGATGTTATTTTTAAACAGATTGGAAgtctttgttttaattttttcccataTCATATTACTTACCATGGTTTCCTGCAGGTGGATCATTTAAGTTTCCAGATGACTTCTTCAAGTTGTTCCAAGTTGAGGTTGTTCTTGGTCATATTGTTATGTTCTTCAGGCCCATATGCGGAAGCTTCCGAATTTGAAAGACTAATGGCATTCAAATCTGGTCTCACCAACACGGAGGGGATTGCTGATTGGGGTACGGAATCATCACCCTGCTCATGGACCGGGATTGCTTGCATAAATGCTACTGTTGTTGCTCTTTCTCTACCCCATCTTGGTCTGCAAGGGCAGCTTCCTTCATTGCTGGGATCCTTATCAAATCTTGAAGTTCTAGACCTTGCAGATAATGAATTTTCAGGTCCGATCCCATCACAGTTATGGAAActcaaaaaactcaaaatccttGATCTGAGCTTCAACTTTATTTATGGAACTCTGTCTTCAGATGTCCAGAACCTCACAAACTTGGAAATTATGAACCTTGCCTCCAACAGAATATCAGGCAGATTAACCCCTGCAATCTCCTCCTGTTCAAGCCTTTGGAACCTGAATCTGAATTCAAACTGGTTCACAGGAAATATTCCTGAGCAATTATCCCAACTATCCAACTTGCAAGTGTTAGATTTGGGAACAAATGCATTTTCTGGTGCAATTCCGTCAACCATTGGAAATCTTTCTGACCTTCAAGTTCTGGATCTCAGTAATGGCCTCCTTTCTGGCAGCATACCCACCAGTATTGGACAACTAACAAGATTACAGACCTTTGATATCTCAAACAACTCCCTAACAGGGCCTATCCCTTCCAGCATTGGGGAGAATGTGGCACTACAGTACCTTCAAATTGGAAATAACAAGATTTCTGGTTCGTTGCCCCAAGCAATTGGCAATCTCATAAACCTTATCAACCTAGAAGCCCCTTCTTGCTCTCTAGAGGGACCTATTCCCAAAGAAATTGGCAATCTAAGAGGTTTGACAAAACTTGACCTCTCTGGAAATCAGTTTCAATCACCAATACCCCCAGATATTGGGAATTTGCTGAACCTCACGTATCTCTTCATCAGTAACGCAGAAATAAATGGAACAATTCCATCAGAGCTTGGTAACTGCCACAAGCTAAAAACTGCTATCTTGAGCTTTAATGATCTTTCTGGATCGTTGCCAGAAAGTCTAGCAAGTCTGTCAGAATCTATAATCTCTTTCAGCATTGAAAAGAATCAGATTGGAGGAGTGGTTCCAGCTTGGTTGGGAAAATGGCAATCTGCTGAATCTATTTTGTTGGCATCAAATAATTTCCATGGAAGGATACCCAGAGAAATTGGAAACTGTTCATCACTAACTTATCTCAGCCTAAGCCATAACCAATTATCAGGTATAATCCCTTCAGAGCTTTGCAAATGCAAATTCTTGTCTGATCTTGATCTTGAGAACAATTACCTCAGTGGATCAATTAAAGAAACATTTCAAAACTGTAAAAATCTCTCCCAACTTGTTCTTGTCCAAAATCTACTTATTGGTACCATCCCTGCATATCTAGCTCATCTTCCACTTCTGAGTCTAGAGCTTGATTATAACAATTTCTCAGGAGGAATTCCTGAGGAGATATGGAGTTCAAAAACCCTATTGGAGTTCAGTGCAAGTTTCAATTTCCTTGGAGGAATATTATCAGCAAAGATCGGCAGTCTTGTTAGTCTTCAACGTCTTGTCTTGAATAATAACAGGCTGCAAGGCAGAGTCCCAAAAGAAATCAGAAATTTGCAGGGATTATTAGTACTTTCTCTTAACCAGAACATTCTAGCTGGAGAAATACCCAGTGAACTATTTACATTGAAGTCTTTAACAAGCTTAGATCTTGGGTTTAACAACTTCACAGGAAATATTCCTGAGAATATTCAGGATTTGAAAGAATTGGAATGCCTGATTCTTTCACACAACCAATTATCAGGTCCACTCCCAATTGGGATAACAGAGGGCTTCCAGCAAGCTCGGATTCCTAGTATGAGTTATCAACAGCATAGGGGAGTTTTAGATCTCTCTATGAACAGGTTCTCTGGCTCAATACCTGAACAACTTGGAAACTGCTCTGTGATTGTAACTTTACTGCTTGCAAACAATAACTTCACTGGGAGGATTCCAGCATCGATTTTTCAACTCCCACAACTTATTTCCATTGATGTTTCCTCAAATAGATTGGAGGGCAAGATACCAACTGAGGTAGGAGATGCAGAGAATCTTCAAGGTATGAATCTGGCGTGGAACAACCTAAGTGGACAGATTCCTTCAGAAATCGGAAAGCTTGAACACCTGGTTAAGCTTAACCTCTCAGGGAATCAACTTAAGGGTGAAATTCCTCCATCCACTGGCAATCTAAAAGGCATTTCTGACCTGGACCTTAGCAAAAACTGTCTCTCTGGTGAGATaccattttctctttcaaagTTGGAAAACATTGTTGGCCTTTACTTGCAAGAAAACAAACTGTCAGGGAATCTTAGTCAGCTACTAAGGAAGAGCTCATCATGGCACCAAATTGGTACCTTGAACTTGAGTGTAAACAAGTTAAATGGAGAAATTCCAAGCTCGATTGCAAATCTTCCTTACCTGACTGCCATAGATCTCCACAATAACAGACTATCAGGCACTATAACTAGAAATCTCAGCAGTCTCTCTCAGCTTCAGTACCTCGACATTTCTGATAACTTCTTCCATGGGTCAATTCCTCATGAGTTATGTGACCTCACAGAATTAAGATACTTGAATCTTTCAAGCAATCTGTTACAAGGCCAGGTCTTAGAATGCATAAAATTCCGAGGAAGTTCTCCACATACTAGAGATGATCACAGATCTTCAAGAAAAGAACACTGCAAAACTAGACATAGTTGGAAATGCTACTTACTTGAAATTCTAGTGCTCTTGATTTTGGCCGTCTGCACAGCAATTTCCATTTTATGGTTATTTCTTGTTTTCCTTAAAAGGAACACCCAAAAGTTGGGTGGTGTGAAGTATCTTTCAAGAAGTCAAGATAACTTTAATGAAAATAGAGGTACTATGTTAAAGCAATCCTTGCTGCAGCTAACATTCTCAGATGTTGTCCGCTTCACAAACAATTTCTCAAAATCCAATGTGATTGGTGATGGAGGTTCCGGTACAGTTTACAGTGGCATCCTTCCCAGTGGGCAGTTGGTTGCAGTCAAGAAGCTTGGAAAAGCAAGAGACCAAGGAAGCAGGGAATTTCTAGCTGAGATGGAAGCAATTGGGAAAGTGAAACATAACAACTTAGTTTCATTACTTGGGTCTTGTTCATTCAGAGGTGAAAAGCTTTTAATATATGAATTCATGGTGAATGGAAGTCTTGACTTGTGGTTGGGGAACAAACCTGGGACACTTGGAACACTGGACTGGGAAATCAGGTTAAAAATTGCTTTAGGAGCAGCAAGGGGTCTTTCCTTTTTGCATCACAGTATCATTCCTCCTGTAATTCATCGGGATGTTAAGGCCAGTAACATTCTTCTGGATCATAATTTTGAACCGCGGATTGGTGATTTTGGATTAGCTAGGACCCTGAGTGTCCGTGAAACCCATGTAACAACTGAAATTGCAGGTACATTAGGATATATTGCACCTGAATATGGTCAAAACTGGAGATCCACGACAAAGGGTGACGTGTATAGTTTTGGAGTAATAATGCTAGAGCTTGTCTCAGGGAAGGAGCCAACTGGTTTGGAATTTAAGGATTTGGAAGGTGGAAATTTGGTTGGTTGGGTGAGAGCGATGTTGgggaaggaaaaagaaactgaGTGTTTAGATGCAAAACTTTGCAAGGAGAGTGCAGCAACACCCCAAATACTTAAGCTGCTTCATCTGGGTCTGCAGTGCACCAGTGAGGATCCACTGAAAAGGCCAACAATGCAAGAGGTTGTAAATTGTCTAGAATATATTGCAACGAACTTTTAGCTTTTTTTCACTAGTTATCTAATGTTGGCCCTTATGTAACAGATTTCTGTACTGCAATACAAGAAAGTGAATCATTCAATAGTCAGCAGAAGCATGCATTGATGAATCCGCTAAGTTGTTTTATGCTGATGGGCTTGAACATACAGTGGACACTAGTTGAACAAACCCGGACAATAAGCTAATATTCAGAAGCTCTTGTGACTCTAGATATCCATGTAAGCATTGCCACAAGAAGCTCATAAAGAACGTTGCCGGTGCAACATAAATTCTTTCTGGAAATGATCTGAATCCCTAATGAGATAAAAGCAAAATGTAAACATGTCAGCAATCATTAAAAGCAATTACGACATAAATAATGGTAATGAGaattaatgaaatcaaacaaataataagCTCAAGGTATATTTAACATTATGGTTGAGCTATTTAACATTATAGTTTTTCCCCCTcgtcaattttatttttatttattatcaaaagatTGCAGTCAAAAGCAGTCCCCGAcctaacccaaaaaaaaaaaaaaaaaagagtaataacaaaaataaacctATAATTTATTCTTAGAGAAGCAGACTTCTTCAGCCTAAAAGAAACTGAGACTGCCCAAGTTTGCAGGATCCTGTAGTTTTTCACAAATTTGAAGCTGTACAATCTGCAATGACAACCAATTAACAATTCTGCAAAATTTGGGGTGTTGATAAATTATCAATGTGAATTCCTTTTCGCATCAAATCCATACACCAAAGGTCACAGACACTTCCTACCTCACCAGGCATCAATGTTTTTAGGTACACTAAGACATGATTTCAAACTGTTGTCACCATAAATAGATTACAAATGGTGACCATAGGTTTGACATGTCATCAGATGATTAGGGATAACATATCCAATTCTTTTATAGCACATTCACCGACATTGAGTACCCTCTAATACAAAGACCTCGCTGGATGAAGGCTACCAACAAGGGAAGTATACACTCTATGGTCAGGTGTAAGGCCAGTC
It contains:
- the LOC123216981 gene encoding leucine-rich repeat receptor protein kinase MSP1-like — translated: MHLSIHTSEFKLVDHLSFQMTSSSCSKLRLFLVILLCSSGPYAEASEFERLMAFKSGLTNTEGIADWGTESSPCSWTGIACINATVVALSLPHLGLQGQLPSLLGSLSNLEVLDLADNEFSGPIPSQLWKLKKLKILDLSFNFIYGTLSSDVQNLTNLEIMNLASNRISGRLTPAISSCSSLWNLNLNSNWFTGNIPEQLSQLSNLQVLDLGTNAFSGAIPSTIGNLSDLQVLDLSNGLLSGSIPTSIGQLTRLQTFDISNNSLTGPIPSSIGENVALQYLQIGNNKISGSLPQAIGNLINLINLEAPSCSLEGPIPKEIGNLRGLTKLDLSGNQFQSPIPPDIGNLLNLTYLFISNAEINGTIPSELGNCHKLKTAILSFNDLSGSLPESLASLSESIISFSIEKNQIGGVVPAWLGKWQSAESILLASNNFHGRIPREIGNCSSLTYLSLSHNQLSGIIPSELCKCKFLSDLDLENNYLSGSIKETFQNCKNLSQLVLVQNLLIGTIPAYLAHLPLLSLELDYNNFSGGIPEEIWSSKTLLEFSASFNFLGGILSAKIGSLVSLQRLVLNNNRLQGRVPKEIRNLQGLLVLSLNQNILAGEIPSELFTLKSLTSLDLGFNNFTGNIPENIQDLKELECLILSHNQLSGPLPIGITEGFQQARIPSMSYQQHRGVLDLSMNRFSGSIPEQLGNCSVIVTLLLANNNFTGRIPASIFQLPQLISIDVSSNRLEGKIPTEVGDAENLQGMNLAWNNLSGQIPSEIGKLEHLVKLNLSGNQLKGEIPPSTGNLKGISDLDLSKNCLSGEIPFSLSKLENIVGLYLQENKLSGNLSQLLRKSSSWHQIGTLNLSVNKLNGEIPSSIANLPYLTAIDLHNNRLSGTITRNLSSLSQLQYLDISDNFFHGSIPHELCDLTELRYLNLSSNLLQGQVLECIKFRGSSPHTRDDHRSSRKEHCKTRHSWKCYLLEILVLLILAVCTAISILWLFLVFLKRNTQKLGGVKYLSRSQDNFNENRGTMLKQSLLQLTFSDVVRFTNNFSKSNVIGDGGSGTVYSGILPSGQLVAVKKLGKARDQGSREFLAEMEAIGKVKHNNLVSLLGSCSFRGEKLLIYEFMVNGSLDLWLGNKPGTLGTLDWEIRLKIALGAARGLSFLHHSIIPPVIHRDVKASNILLDHNFEPRIGDFGLARTLSVRETHVTTEIAGTLGYIAPEYGQNWRSTTKGDVYSFGVIMLELVSGKEPTGLEFKDLEGGNLVGWVRAMLGKEKETECLDAKLCKESAATPQILKLLHLGLQCTSEDPLKRPTMQEISVLQYKKVNHSIVSRSMH